A section of the Etheostoma cragini isolate CJK2018 chromosome 12, CSU_Ecrag_1.0, whole genome shotgun sequence genome encodes:
- the LOC117954732 gene encoding neurturin-like, with protein sequence MKLWKGATFAFMLCGTALSILLVRNMATIGQFKPKTKYSYTTPSLSRPSSSLESTPKTSLPISSSSSSSSSSSGAAESTVLSRQMSGPHRRTRSADEMNSLLSEFSVMFQSFTEGELQHVVGTLLDRKRRKSRRLGENQARRTKRARRPKPCSLRELELTVSELGLGYESDETVLLRYCSGKCTAHRHNYDITMEHMMRTGFKKKGRRDKVSNGPCCRPTAFEKDFSFLDNKSRYHTVQNVSAKNCGCV encoded by the exons ATGAAGTTATGGAAAGGTGCTACATTTGCCTTCATGCTCTGTGGCACAGCCCTGTCCATCCTCCTTGTTAGAAACATGGCCACGATCGGACAGTTCAAACCTAAAACAAAATATTCTTACACAACTCCGTCCTTATCAAGACCGTCTTCATCATTAGAATCAACACCCAAGACCTCACTGCCAATATcctcatcgtcatcatcatcatcatcatcatcaggagCAGCAGAATCGACCGTGTTGTCCCGGCAGATGAGTGGTCCACATCGGAGAACCCGCTCAGCAGACGAGATGAACTCTCTCCTCTCAGAGT TTTCCGTGATGTTTCAGAGCTTCACAGAAGGCGAGCTTCAGCATGTAGTTGGGACCTTGCTCgacaggaagagaaggaagagccGGCGCCTGGGTGAGAACCAGGCCCGAAGGACTAAAAGAGCCAGGAGGCCTAAGCCCTGCTCTCTGAGGGAGCTGGAGCTGACAGTGAGTGAACTGGGTCTTGGCTATGAGAGCGACGAGACAGTACTGCTACGCTACTGCAGCGGCAAATGCACCGCCCACCGGCACAATTACGACATCACCATGGAGCACATGATGCGGACAGGCTTCAAGAAGAAAGGCCGCAGGGACAAAGTTAGCAACGGGCCCTGCTGCCGACCCACCGCTTTCGAAAAGGACTTTTCCTTCCTGGATAACAAAAGCCGCTATCACACCGTACAAAATGTGTCGGCGAAGAACTGTGGTTGTGTATGA
- the larp6b gene encoding la-related protein 6b, whose translation MSNPIGDDAQSVQDEKDREGELLCLKIKAQLEDLLSDSHLAEDGFLLKHMQKNKQGYVSLKLLTCLKKIKVLTTNWYMTLAGAEYSELLEVNDECTKVRRIQPLPKWLLCSPTTKLLLAWNLSLEKIGEDGAARGLEHPLPSERILQKFSTYGNITSFWILHPGKELPKELQCYAKRHKELGQHLCAVVKFDHLEDIRKAYHALKAEEEKSNGQGMCVVPLGFQSMHQVDKDKLSEENKKDQPEDTPSQENPLETSWDSVQEEPSAPVKVSDKTPDTSQPQLSLDNSMQKTFEQISTSFNSQSFSGLTERYSKTSWCSGDCDKENSQSPWVLRRKFAASVLNPKMARHMKASCSVLRQPFGPDGTKGFQSRGKLLQHEELKFSLGSCNTTSAQF comes from the exons ATGAGTAATCCGATTGG AGATGATGCACAGTCTGTCCAAGATGAAAAAGACCGTGAAGGTGAATTGCTCTGCTTGAAGATTAAAGCCCAGTTGGAGGATTTGCTCTCCGACAGCCACCTGGCAGAGGACGGCTTTCTGCTGAAACATATGCAGAAGAACAAGCAGGGCTACGTCAGTCTCAAGCTCCTCACTTGTTTGAAAAAG ATAAAGGTCCTGACCACCAACTGGTACATGACTCTAGCCGGAGCAGAGTACTCAGAACTTCTGGAGGTGAACGATGAATGCACCAAAGTGAGGCGAATACAGCCACTTCCTAAATGGCTACTATGTTCCCCCACCACCAAGCTCCTCCTCGCCTGGAACCTTTCTCTGGAGAAAATTGGGGAAGATGGAGCGGCCCGAGGCCTGGAGCACCCTTTACCGTCAGAGAGGATCCTCCAAAAGTTTAGTACTTATGGCAACATTACTTCATTCTGGATCCTGCATCCCGGCAAAGAGCTTCCCAAAGAGCTACAGTGCTACGCCAAGCGGCACAAAGAGCTCGGCCAACATTTGTGTGCAGTGGTGAAGTTTGATCATTTGGAGGATATTCGTAAGGCTTACCACGCCCTGAAAGCAGAAGAGGAGAAGTCTAATGGTCAGGGCATGTGCGTGGTACCTTTGGGATTCCAGTCAATGCACCAAGTGGACAAGGACAAACTatcagaggaaaacaaaaaggatcaaCCTGAGGACACACCTTCCCAAGAAAATCCACTTGAAACCTCATGGGATTCAGTCCAGGAGGAACCTTCTGCGCCAGTTAAAGTTTCTGACAAGACTCCAGACACATCTCAGCCCCAATTGTCCTTGGATAACTCCATGCAAAAAACCTTTGAGCAGATCTCCACCAGCTTTAACAGCCAGTCCTTCTCCGGTTTGACTGAGAGGTACAGTAAGACCAGCTGGTGCTCTGGAGACTGTGATAAAGAGAATTCTCAGAGCCCCTGGGTGCTGAGGCGAAAATTTGCAGCCAGTGTATTAAACCCCAAGATGGCTCGGCACATGAAGGCGTCCTGCTCAGTGCTGCGTCAGCCTTTCGGCCCTGATGGCACCAAGGGCTTCCAGAGCAGAGGGAAGCTGCTGCAACATGAAGAGCTCAAATTCTCACTTGGAAGTTGTAACACCACTAGTGCTCAGTTTTGA